From Solanum stenotomum isolate F172 chromosome 2, ASM1918654v1, whole genome shotgun sequence:
tgtatttgtgtttgtataaagtgagagaaaactgtatatacaattacaactacatatattttcattctatacatttataattatacaaatatagatcttcccctgcccagttctcttttgcctttctctctttctcgctttatacaaatatagattatacaaattacaatgtataatttgtgttgtataaagagcgagagagaaaattttgatatataaatgttttatttcgattcaattgtatgcagaattcaaattttatgcagatatacaaacacataaaattgaattgagaggctGCCAACAATTTATACAATCGAGAGGCGGCTAATGATTTATACAAATAAGAGGCtgccaacgatttatacaaataagAGGCTGCCANATACCATCCTCGTCAATTTCTATTTCATCACGGGAGTAGTTTCCATGTATTGGCATAAGTGATTGAGTGAGTTCAACACGTTGTACCAATTGCATATCTTggctagaatttgaagttgaattatTAGGAATCGAATTTGACAAAATTTCGTCACAATTTCTCCTTCAATGTTATACATAGAGGAAAAATCAGTGAAGCAACTTTTTCTCTTCAAATCCAAGTACCATCTCAAACTCCTATCGTTGTATATCTTCATTGGAGTATAATTCTGCTTCACGgaatatttaatttcaattgtATCCATAGAAGCATAAATACCAAGTATCTTCGTTATTTCATCAAGAATGGTATCCAAATTCGAACTCTCTTTTAGTGTCAAGCCATCAACTATGATATTGTTGAAATTGTGTTCATTATTCCATCCACCGCTGTGTTGAACCAAAATTACAATTTCTTCTTCCATGACAGAAATTTAGATTGGTTAATATGAGTATTTTTCAgtttgagaaagaaaaacaaactcGTAGTAAATAATCGTTCGCTTTATATGTAGAAGGAAGAGATCATCGATGTATTAGAACTCTTATAGATAAAAGGCAGTTATTGTTAGCATAAATAAAGGAACTGCAGAGTTTGTGGTACCTTGAATCACTACTTTATCTTACCCATGATCTATTCAGAATGTAAAAAGGCTATAGaagtaaatattaaatatgtcaTAATTGTTATTCACTGAATATGgccatatatatatgtaattatttataaaaaagtgtctacttatgtttttttcccctttttcaaCATTCCTTTATTGGACCTGATCTGCTATTGCCTCTATTAGCCCAAAAAGAAAGGCCTAAATAGTAAGCCCAAAGAAAGGAGAGACGTAAAACGGTAGATCAAGCTAGACGAAAAAACGATGACACAGTTCTCCGGCGAATGTTCTCTGTCCTTTTCCTCGCAATAAAATCTCTCAGATTCACATTATCAAAGGAGGACTAGGACGAGAACGGAGAAGAGAACTCGCTAATTCTACCGCCGGAATTAGAATTCTCTTAAGCGCTTGGTTTGTATAATTAGCTAATTGGCGATCCATCGTTCATCGACGACGGCATAAATCTCAAATCTACtactattttgttgaatttcCGTAAACAGTTTCATAATTTGTAGAACATTTCCAGTTTAAGGATCGGAAAATATGGATAGTTTTATCAGTAAAATACGAAGTTTGGATGCATATCCGAAGATCAACGAGGATTTCTACAGCAGAACACTTTCCGGAGGTGTTATTACCTTAGCTTCCTCCATCATCATGACCTTGCTTTTCATCTCCGAGCTCCGTATGTCTCTTCCTTTTTGTTCTCAGTATATATTGTATGAAACTATTTAATCATAGAATTGTGTGGTAggatattaatatatttttctattccGAAATGGATGTATGAGTTTGTtgttccattttttaattattctatGTGATATTTTGATGTTGTCAGTTTCATTTGTCAATATGAAATCTCCACCATTCAGGATTTGACCTCAAAACCAAACTATGCACATAGTGAAAGAATGATTATTTTGGTGCTTCCAGAAATGTAATCTGTAGCAATAGGATCTATTAGTAATGATCTTCATTTAATCCAATTTGGAGGATGACTCTTGCCTTATTATTTGTGTCATGGGTTAGTGGTTGAGCAAGGAAAGATTAGCTTTTGCACAGACTTAGTTCTTATAAgatgaaagaaaaggaaaacgaAAGAAAAAGAGTTGGCCTCTGACATCCCTGACTAGTTAGGTTATCATTCCATTTGATCTGCTAAATTTGGCATCCTGAACTTCCGATATAGGATCTTCCTGCTACCTTTACCTTCCATGGTTTCACGAAGTCTtcaatggttttaatgcattTTTGTCGATTCCATTTGCCAAACTTGGTAGTAATTTACCTAAGAAGCAAATTCCTTCTCTCCAGCCTTTTGATATGAATTGTCGGAAGCGTGGCAGAAGATGTTCAAACTAGCACAAGTAGCAGTCTGTAGTTCCTTTTGTATCAACAACGCTGTCTACATTCTATTTAGTTTTATTTGAGTGATGAGATTTGATCGAAACAAAGTGAGGATATGAGAACATATATCTCTTTAAGCTATGCAAATTTATTAAGTACTTAGTTCTGTTATATTTTTCAGTCAGGCAATTTTCAGAAGTCTCTGTGTGTCCTTATCTGTGAAATTGAATGTTCTTTATGAATGTATTTTTGTGTTTCTGTGCATTGGGATTAGCAGACTGTGGCAATTGTTCATTTCTTTATAGTTAAATGGAAATCAAGTTTTATCCGATGGCATAAGAGACTACAAATAATTTGGCTGCTGAAGTGCATTGTGTTCGACCTCCCTATTTTTGTTTTACCTTTAGTGATATATACTGAACATATGGGTGTTATGGCACTAGATAATAGACATTTTCTATTTCCATTGTGGGAAGGACGGGGTTTCTTTTTTAGCCCAACATGATGTTATGATGTACTGTTATCATGCTCCATGTTCtttgtctttatttttctcCTGGCTGTGCTGTAGGATTATATCTTCATGCTGCCACCGAGACAAAACTTGTTGTGGATACTTCAAGAGGAGAAACACTGCGCATCAATGTAATGTTACTCCCACCTTGAGGCTGAGTGATGTAATTATCTGAGTTTTTGAGGTTTTGAATGTCTGAATGCTCAAAGTCGTTTATTTTTACTCCCTTTTAGAATTTCACTCTCTTCCACTATAGTATTGTATTGCATTCTGAGGATTGGAAGAAGCTGATCTGGATTTCTGAGGCAGTTATTGCAAAAGACTGATTGTAACATTGATTTGATCTGAAATTGCAGTTTGATATCACCTTTCCAGCAATTCCATGTTCAATTCTCAGTGTTGATGCCATGGATATCAGTGGAGAGCAACATCTTGACATTGTATGTGCAGCAAACAGGTTATATTGTCTAGTTACTAAGTTCCTAGTTTTCTCCAACCCCACATGATTTCATTCTCTTGATTGCTAGTTCTGTGTATAGAGTTAGAATCCTTAATTTTCCTTTAGGATTATGGTTCTCATTGAGTTGTCAAGTTAAATGAGACTTGACCAGATAATCTCTGTGAAGTATTGTGTGCCACTCCACATGGCTGAATATCTGCTCCTTGTGCATACCTGAGTATGTCATCTCCTAgtggaaataataatataaagctACAATTAGCAACTTTGCTCATTATGCTTTCCTTAccaattaatatataatttttttataatgttaCCATTATCACCAAATATATCCTTTTTTTATGACCTAGAAATCCGTCAAGGAGCCGACTTTTCGGGACAACCACAACTTTCGAAACTCTAGGAGGATAGGCCTACCCCTCTACCCTTATCCACTTAAATACTGGACTTAGTTCGCTAGGCGCAGGACTTGAACTTGTAACCTAATACGCAAGTCCCTCAATCTTTGCCAATTGAGCCGACTCCAGAgctaatcaatattttttttgccaATCATGTCTGTTCTTCAGTACCACATTATTCAAAGATAGAACTTGTAGGCAATGAGGAACACACCTTAGTGTGTAGCCTAAATGAGGTGAAGCACGACCTTCTCTGAGCTTCATGGCTTGAGCATGCCTAAAATGAGCATTTGACAACACTCAGTGAGGGCTGTGTAATAGGATCCAAACAGGGTCTCCtgatttttttcctattcctcaacCACTcagccaaaaaaagaaaaggaaaaagtgttCTTTTATCCACGTGTTTTTTCTTGCTTTTACATCCTACCCTGTTTGACATAACAATGACATGAAAGAATTATAATCTTCTAAATTGTATATGCTTGTCTAAGCCGACAGAGTTTCTTTGAAATGATCTTTTACTGCTATCTAGTAAGTATCTGCCACTACTGAGCTGTTCTAAGATTCTGAGGATAAATGTGAGTATTTCTTTGTTTATACTTTGTTTGTTTTTCAGTATTTGATGCTTCGCTTATGTGTTGGGAGGCACTGAGTCTTACTAAGTGTGTAATCTTCTCTTTCCTTGGATCTGACCAAGTCATTTCCTAACGCTAATTtcttaattatcaaaaaaaaaaaagcttaatTGTGTAAGACAAACAGTACATTGTAAACTAGGCTGCAAGAGGGCCTGTATGCAATGAAGCTAAGCGGATCACTCTCAGCTAGGTATGGGACATGCTATTATTGCAGTAGAAGCTAAGGccattatgaaaataataaccAAAGTTGTGAAAGTAAAGATAATTGCAAGCTACTTGCACTATTTATTGGAATTCTAATGCCGATGAGTATGCTCTTTGGGTTTTTGAATGATGTGGTTATATTTATACTTGCAGAGACATGACATCATCAAGAAAAGAATTGATGTTCTCGGAAATGTTATTGAGACAAGGAAGGAGGGCATTGGTTCTCCTACGGTGAGATACAAGTTACTCTTTATTTTATCAAAAGTAGCTGGTGTAAAAATTTATTAAgctttatttcaaattttatagcTGTCAAGTATCTggatttaaagaaataattttggCTGCTATTTGCATTCTGGATTTTCATGGGTCaaataaaattatgactttTGATTTAAGAAGCATGCTCTATTTATTCCTTTCAAGCACTGAGTCTATGACTTTTTTCTAACAACAGATTGATAGGCCTCTGCAAAGGCATGGAGGAAGACTTGAGCACAACGAAACATATTGTGGTTCCTGCTATGGTTCTGAAGGGGTATGTTCCTACTTCGTGATGCTAGAAATCTCTCTTAGTTTATGATTTAAGCTGTAGTATCCTCTTTGTAAATTTaatctcttagttttgtttacTTTCATGCATCCATTCTTTTTGTTTGTCCTTGATTATACCACAAATACAGAAAATTATCTCATTAAACTGTTTCTTATACATACCAACTCTGAATTCCTGTCAACTTTGCAGTCGGATGATCATTGTTGTAACACCTGTGAAGATGTTCGTGAAGCCTATCGAAAGAAAGGTTGGGCATTGACAAACCCAGATGAAATTGACCAGGTACGTTGAAAATTGATCATTGAAGGAGTTATATATTTTGTgtgttttcttcttctccaaattaTTCCCTGAAACTGAAGTCATTTTTCCTCCATGAAAGTTCGACTACCATAGCTTCTTTCACATGTGAAAATAATAGATCTAAGAAATTAACAGTACTGAAATTCCATTTCGCACCTCGTATCAAAGTTATGAAACATAACATGGATGTGATAGAAGAACTGTGAGCACTATGGTCTCACAATCTCAAAGAAACAAATGTGACGTGATAATTTTTGTACGTGTATGTTGAATGGAATGAATGTGATTGATCTAACTCTTTTTCTTAACTATATGCAAAGGTCAATTGTGACTATTCGATactgtacattttatacattagCTGTTAGGATAGCATTTATTTGACGTTTGAAATAAGATTATATTCAATCGATTTTGTTTATTAGAATTATATTACGGGTAATCACAGAAACCGAGTGTGATTTTTATTCTAATTACCAAATATCTCATGTAATTTTCATATTAGCAAATCTTttgcaattaatttttatgtaaGACAACTAGCTTGGTTTGGGCATCTTCAACCTTACCCTCTATTTCACTCTCCAAATATAgggttctctattttttcaggcaaccaactccaacccaattctctattcCATTCTCTAAAAAAGAATCTTCTTCTCTTTCCTCAATATTGTATTATCATTTCTATTTTAAatccttcctttcttttttccaaataatcaCCCTATATGattttcatgtaatataaaattttattatttttcagattctttatataatataaatttatattttattctaaatttctaaagaacAACTATGAATAATTGTAAAAAGAACAACCGCAATCACAACCACAACTTCTCTGAAtcatacattaatttttttccgAATATTGTTAAATTTGGAAACGACCTACTAGATTATTAAATGattattgtgattttaaaaattattatgttatgtattgtattgtattgtattgtattgtattgttatgttgtatttgtatttaaatggCTTAAGTCATTCATGACCACCTAAAGTTGTCCAcatatttcacttagacacctcaattaagagttgtacctattgaacatcTGTCTTGTTCAATACATGTACCTATTGAATACGTTTTGATGACATGGCATCATAGGTGTAATACACCTCTGAGAAGCgcgtgaaataaaaaaaaattacttatagaCCAATCACAAAATAACACATCAACATTCAAAAAGTAAAGCAAACAtttcaacattaaaaaaaaaatccctaaaacATGTCTTCTTCCCCAATTCCAAACCACCTTATTGCATTTCCTCCTCACCAGTCACCAGCTAAATCGGTTTGCCACCTTCCCCTGCCACACACCCTTCTTatattctccttcatttttcctttCTACTATCATTCCACCATCACCAATATCGTCTTTGTTATCTTAGTTGGAAAAGTACTCATTAAATAAATAGcagtcaaaattaaaaaaaattcaaaaaattctaaCATTATAAAATGTAGAAAAATTCAAAGAGTTGAATATGTAGGAGGGAATTtaatcaaaaagaataaaaatcaaattggtAAAATAATCCGGTGAACCTCCATTTTTTCCGGCAAGACTACTTTGtatctaaaattattttctttgaaattgttAAAAAATTCAAGCCTTAAAAAACTCgcaacataaaaaatatcaacaaatctTAGTTGATGTTTGAGGAATACAATGAAATTGGAGAAATGGCAATTGTGGTGTTGATGGAAATCACCAAATCGGGATAGAAGGGAGAGGGTAGGTAGCAAATTTGGTGTTGATTTTCCTAATCACCATGTGGTGGACGCACTGAGGAGGCCGGTCGGCGGACTGGTTGCTACCGGAAATGTtctgggtgggtgggtgggttgTGTAGAGTTCATTgttgcctttttcttttttttactttaaaatattttcttataatatatttttatatttttgaatccAAATGACATGTCACAATTTAATTCGTCGTTGTGCCATGTCATCGCGAGTATATTTCACACACttcacatttttgtttgattgtCAAAAAAATGTTGAAGAGGTATCAATTCAAAGgggtagaggtgttcaataggaacaagccttagttgaggtgttcaagtgaattatgcggacaactttaagtggCCGTCGATGACTTGAGcctatttaaattattatgttatgtattgtatttttaattaaaatttatcatttcatcattaaattttgtgcattcttAAGTGAAAATTAACCataatatcaaaaatatattcACTTAAATTtacgaaaattttaaaaaaatatttgaaatattattaattcaagatgaaagtaatatatattaaataatatatttttaaaaatgttatattacatttaaaaagaattatgaatattagagatttaattaatatcattatatgaaaaataatatgttagttacaaagtaatagaaatataatattcaaaaagtgaaatagagagtatgaataatagttctccaaatttggagaactactattcaactcTCTATAATTTGAGAGTAGAGGATAAAATAGAAAGTGCTTGGAGACGGCATTCTCTagtttactctccaaatataaagAATGGAGACTAAAATAAAgtagggttggagatggtcttttAATGGGATGTAGTGCCTGTAGGTGacattatcttttaaaaatggATGTTTTTTTATCAGTAAAATATTAGTGACCTAATCCTGTAGCATATGTACATCAATGTACAACTAATACTTAGGCATTCACAAACTTGTCAAAAATTTACTTGGGATACATTTCGCAGAGGATTCTAGTTTTGATGACACTACGGAAAATATGATTACCATACATCATTTCTGAAAAGGTGTTTAAGGAGTTGCTGATTTTGTAACACACATTTTTTTGAGTAACTTTGAAATAAAAAGCTTCCAGAACGCCGAAACTACTTATTTAATGACTTGTATTTTAAACTCTAGAATATGGGTGagtttattttttccatttcaagaattattcttttttcaataaaCTTCATAGTTTCTACACATAATGCACAGAACTTAAATCACGAAggaaaagagtttaaaataagaatttgaaatttagctttattgtttttcctttttcttatttGGTAGAGATGCAAAGGAATAAAGTAAAACCATTTCAATAAATGTGAATGGGAAAATGTCAAACTCTGGAAGATTTAGATGTTGATTGCGAAAAGAGCAAGGAATAAGATGGTAGGGCAAAACCATCACTTCTGAGGGTAAAGTGGTATGGTTTTCCCTTAACCCTCAACTAGGTGAGAGGTAATCATTACTTTTAGGGATTTTCTTTAATCTGTTCGAACCTTAGAATAGATTTATGTAATTAGTAGTACATTTTGTTAATCAAAAGTTATCCATGTGACCTCGTGACCGGGAGGTCACAAATTCGAGTTGTGGAAACAGTCTCTTGTGTAGATGCAAGATAAGGTTGTGTACAGTAGATCCTTCTGGTCCGGCCTTCCCCAGACCCCGCTCATAGCAGGAGCTTAGTGCACCGGACTGCccttttaaaaaagttattaacTTATAGAATGGTAAGAAATTGAGTGTAAGCTGAATCTTTTACGTAAGTGTTTATTTTGAGAGATCAATTCTTTAGACCATTTTGTGACAAATAGTTGGATGGAAGttccttttttgtttataagaaataaaaatggagcaAAAACGTATCAAATGGGTTGTTGCTCTTGATGAATAGCCTGCAACTTCTGCAGGATTTGGTTTGTGGGAAATATTAGCCAAACTAGAAATGGCGTCACAAGATTTATAAACAAAGAGACCCGTTTGGCCAtgtgatatggtatcatgatatggaatcatgagatgaaattgaagttttgtttggacatgcgatatgaaatttttgtgttgtatattttctcataaacataaaaatcccataagttgtaaaactattaaaattatccccaattgtttattcaattttattaaataaacaaaaatttataaaatcacataataaattattacaaaactatttgttctccacttaagtaattgtttcatttaactttaatttaataaaaaaaattgaacataaattgtagtgtactagtctttaatataatcctcccacatagtacgaaCAATtttctcacgttgaacttgcatttcttgaTCATATCGAGAAGACGagccaacattgttactttgagtcatttgttggtcaatatcatctGCATCTATATGttcatgctcatagaccataTATANatgatatggaatcatgagatgaaattgaagtattgtttagacatgcgatatgaaatttttgtgttgtatattttctcataaacataaaaatctcataagttgtaaaactattaaaattatcccagttgtttattcaatcttattaaataaacaaaaacttataaaatcacataataaattactacaaagctatttgttctccacttaagtaattgtttcatttaactttaatttaataaaaaaaaattgaacataaattgtagtgtactagtctttaatataatcttcccacatagtacggacaattttctcacgttgaacttgcatttctcgattatgtgaccgagaagacgaaccaacattgttactttgagccatttgttggtcaatatcatctgcacctatattttcatgctcataatagaccatatatatttcatcactttaacaatcggttggtgtgggttaagtgactatatgttggtgagaataataaatattaaaaagtaatgatgtgattataaattttatttacatatgaaataaatggttagtagatataaatgtgggttgttttaacaaaatataaactcgtggatcaatttttgtattaaaatatttcaaatcatgatatggaattaccatataattccatatcatggtttttggagaatatggaatcactggaatcagcgtaaaattgcatgtccaaacgctgattccatctcacgataccatatcgtgatgTGGTATGGCATGACCAAACACCTACTAAATGTCTCTTTTGTAACAAGATACAAAATGGTAATCCGAACGTTATAGCTTGTCCAAGTTGCCCAGCTCATGCGAAGGAAGAACTGCAAAAGTTTATCGGATAGAAATTGTGTTAAAGACAAATGTGATAAGATGttgatttatttatgttttagttttgaTTTGCTCGTCCTATGGAGGATTTTGTATTATCTACTTATTACTCCATTTAAATTGAACATTTccttgtatatttttttattttggtctttaaaaaaaaataattgagctTTGCTTCATGCTTTAAGAGAAACAGGGCCTTGTTCGCTTTTTTCCGCTTCACGCTTCCCTGAACAGTAGCACAGCGTGATGACAAACTTCAAAATAGCTGCTTTTGCTTCatatattttaacatattttgcatacatattattcaattaatatgaaaagatCGCATGGATATTGAGCTTTAATTATTTCATGATGTGCTGATCGAACTCATGGCtgatctttcttctttctctttcgAAATTCATATGAGTTAGTGTAAGAGAGAGGGTTTCCTAGAAAAGATCAAAGAGGAAGAAGGTGAAGGATGCAATATGTATGGGTTCTTGGAGGTCAATAAAGTGGCTGGAAATTTCCACTTTGCACCTGGGAAGAGTTTTCAGCAGTCAAATGTTCATGTCCATGATTTGCTCACATTTCAGAAGGATAGTTATAATGTAAGATGTTTTCGCAAATTGGTTCATCTGTTCATGTTTGTTTTTTGTGCCTAAATGTTTCTTTACTAAAAACTACTTTCAACAGATTAGTCACAAGATCAATAGATTAACTTATGGAGAATACTTCCCAGGTGTTGTGAATCCTCTTGATGGGTACATCACCTTTGCTAGTCTTTACATTGTTCGCTGGTGTCTTTATATGATGGATGTACAATGACACGTGTATTTTGactgttccttttttttttttcaatccaaATTGCAGTGTGACGTGGACACAAGAAACACCCCACGGCATGTATCAGTATTTTATCAAGGTTGGCATTTTTTCCTGTGACTGCCCTCTTACTTTTCCTTTCTTCCCTGGTTCTGCTATTTACATGAAATTCTGTGAGTTTGTAATTTTCACTTGATTTAGTGTTTCCTGGCTTACTTATCATAGAGTGGTCAAGGATTAATGCCTAGAGCTTTCTTTTCCCCGTCCCCTGTCCCCAATCCCCTTGTCACTtgtacttgtattttttttctttaaagagagatagagagagagagagagaggtagTAGCTCTTTGAGTTACTGAGATTTAGTCCTTTAGTAAGTAGTTGGTTTTCCAAGCTTAAGGACCAATTCAACCATTATGAGACTCCTATGATCAGTATGAGCTCATTTACCCAAGACTATCCATTTGCCCAGTCTTGGACTCTTGGTGGCAAAA
This genomic window contains:
- the LOC125855138 gene encoding uncharacterized protein LOC125855138, producing the protein MDSFISKIRSLDAYPKINEDFYSRTLSGGVITLASSIIMTLLFISELRLYLHAATETKLVVDTSRGETLRINFDITFPAIPCSILSVDAMDISGEQHLDIRHDIIKKRIDVLGNVIETRKEGIGSPTIDRPLQRHGGRLEHNETYCGSCYGSEGSDDHCCNTCEDVREAYRKKGWALTNPDEIDQCKREGFLEKIKEEEGEGCNMYGFLEVNKVAGNFHFAPGKSFQQSNVHVHDLLTFQKDSYNISHKINRLTYGEYFPGVVNPLDGVTWTQETPHGMYQYFIKVVPTVYTDVSGHTIQSNQFSVTEHFKGADFGRFQSIPGVFFFYDLSPIKVTFTEQHVSFLHFLTNVCAIVGGVFTVSGILDSFIYHGQKAIKKKMELGKFS